The region tttcaTAATGTATGACAAGTTGGTGAATGCCTGTATAAATTTTACAAGACATTCTATCTTctacaatatttatttaaaataaaaataaacatcaGCAAAATAAAGTCAAACGGttcttcaaaaaagaaaaagaaaaaaagaagaagtaacaTACGTGAGACAAATTCAAAGAACTAcgcattttctaaaatttactcttttttttttctctagaaTATTTTCATATGCACCTTTTCTACAGTTCTTTATCTCAACAAACTTTAGGCAATGCAAATCATTTGAAATAATGAAAGCTCTCTAATATTTTTGcattctcacaaaaaaaaaaaaaaaaaagaaaaaaagaaaaatacacataacctCCTCAAATTACAACTTTATTATCAATGTCTCtcaaaactaccaattgtgtcaatatcccctcctaaactaccaaaaaatgtcaacatcccccctaatgacaaaaatacccttcataaaattattataatttaaaataataaactaaaattataaaaataaaaataaaaaaaaatctaaaataacaaaaagttatacaaaaaaaaaaaaaaaaaaaaaaaactggtttttcttcttttctttttcatttgttttttttttaaataaaaaaagaaagaaattttttttttgataattttcagtttttttttgtttatttattttttttttttctttttcgttctttttttttctttttgttttttaaaaaaattgagttactttttctcttcttctttttttggttttttttttttaagttttttttttttcgaatttataaggacattttttgtcttattgaaaaaaaaaaatttgggtcattattgtctttttgttggtcttagggggaacattgacatatttttttattttttttttgtttgaagagggatattgacacaattagtagtttgggaggGGGGGATGACATTGACAATTGGGTTGTAGTTTGAGAAGAATAtgcgtatttttttttttaaaaaaaaaaaaaaaaaaaaaaacttctttagaGTCGCTTCTTCTACATATCCactaatttttttgattttgatagTCTTTAGGCAACGCCGCCAACAAAGAAGAAGTTCACAACCCTTAGAtcattcctttttttaaaaaaaaataataataatctaaggGTTGGTTGTAACTACCACATTAGCGCTGTGAGATAGTtatagataaaaatatgatatgtaACATTTCGAAGTCGGATAAAATTCTTCTAACCCAATCCATTAAACTTAGTATCCTTATGTGATTCATTCTCTATTAAAAAAtgcttttgaaaatttaaaaatgtatattaaaAGCAAATGCTATATTGGCAAaggtcaatttaatagactaggttaaaaaaaatttctccatcctaatttggagaaaaactttgttATTGGAATGGAAGCCCAACATCCTATCTTCAACTTAATTCTCATTGGCCTACACAAGTAGTCCAAGAGAATGAGATGACTACTGTAATGAAAGCATACACCCCCATTGGCCCATTGAACAAGCCCAAACACAGCCCCAAAGGGCCAGCTAGCTCTCCAAAGCCCAACATGAAGCATACGTACACACCTCCAAGAGGAAACCACTCACATGGCAAGCATATCCCTGCAGTAAATAGCGCCGACCCCACATAGGAAATAAACCTGCTGAAGGAAAGATCCATCGAGTCCCcaagaaaagcaaaaataaagatCTCCAACATGATCAAAGGCCAAATCCGTGGCTGAGGGACGATCATTGCCTTAATTAGATgcacaacaaaaacaacaccTGGCCTATACAAGGTCAATAAGGGGTTAAGCGCATGTACGCTCTTGTATCTTAATCTCTATCTATTTTCTTACTTTTACATTTATACTCTTATTGACTTAAGCATAAGAGGTGGTACAGTCATTACCCTACCTCCTTGACGGTGCACCACTATGATGTTTGATTATCTTTCAAGGATTCCGGATCAAGGACTAAGCGCTGATAGTCACTGTTAATTTTCAGCATCAACAGTTTTAAACATAGGataggattttttttgaaagagtaaTGATGTGCTTGGGAACGAAAGAGAATTTAGAATTATCTTTGGGTTTTTTCTAGAAATCAGGTTTTTGAATCCAACCCGGAaatcaagcttttttttttttttcaaaaacaaacaatttctTGAGTGAGTTCCACCTGGTCTGACACAGGTATACCCATCaacaccaaaataataattatttaatttaaataatactttttttataataaataattattatttcaatcattactctACTTTTCATAACttcaatcattatacacaacttttcatactttcaatcattttctaccattaaaaaacactacttttcaatctcaaaaatccaacacccaaacacaatttcaaaaagaatttaaattcaaCTCATCACCTAAACATACTTTCTTTGCCTCGAAATTcacaaactaaataaaaattcgattttcatttaaaaaatctaaCACCCAATCGGACCGTAAACACTATAATCGCACTCATAATGGCGACTGAAATCTATATAAATAGATAATTAGAAGCATCTCATCATATTATTAATTATAGGCTATGATTCACGTTCCAATCCTCATTGGCAGCAAGCAAACCAAAACCCGACCTTATTCTGACATCCACTCCACAAAAGACTCTGAAGCCAATCACTTCACTCTACCGAAAACTCGTACAACATTGTGTGTTTGTACTTCTCACCAGGTTGAACAACAACAGACGGGAAGTTGGGTTGGTTGATGGCATTCGGGAATCCCTGCGTCTCTAAACATAGCCCGCCATGCTTTTCATAAACAGCACCTCCTTTACCCACAACCCCTTTCACGTAATTCCCTGTATAAAACTGCATCCCGGCTGCATTGCTCCACAGGTTAAGCACCCTAGAGCTCGATGGATCCTTCACCTTTGCAGCATGTTTCAAACCTGCAGATTTCTCTTCCCCGCAGTCCAGCACAAAGTTGTGATCATACCCCAAACCAACCTCGTGGATCGACTCACCTACCCTCTTCTCATCAGTGAAATCGAAGGGGGTGTCTTTAACCGGCATGATTTCACCGGTAGGGATTGTGTTCTCGTCCACGGGAGTAATATGGTTCGCCCAAATCTGAATTGAATGGTCAAGTATGTTCCCGGAGTTGTGGCCGGCTAAGTTCCAGTACGTGTGCTGAGCTAAGCTGATTGGAGTTGCCTTGTTCTCAGGCACAGCTTCCATGTCAAGCCTCATTGTCGTGCTCGAAGAAAGCGTGTAAGTTGCAGTCACGGAGACGTCACCCGGGTAACCtagtgccaaaaaaaaaaaaaaccatatagaaaaagaaaacaagagggAATTGTCTTGCGAATAAAATGGGCTCTGTAGAACTGTGTCGAGTGTGCTTTTCTGCATAATTGTGTTAGAGTTCACAATGaggattttgtatttttgcagTTTGTGTTAacctggagagagagagagagagagagagagagagagagagagagagagagagagagagagagagagagataccttCCTCCCCATCACAAGAGTGATATTTAAAAGTGATCGATGGGTTCTCTCCTTTTTTATATTCGGCTACCTCCCACAACTTCTTATCAAATCCATTGTGCCCACCTAaggaaaggggaaaaaaagataaataaaaaagagatcACCATTACTCATCCAAAGTGAACATAGAAATCAAGAATATTCAGTTTGCTTAATCCCTATGGAGTTTTTTCGTTTCCGATAGTCATATATTTAGTTGGTGTACTTCAGAGGAACTAAGGGGAGTACAGCCTGATTGTTTCCACTAACTTAAAATGCCCCAATCAGTTTTCAGTTTATGTCAAGTAGAAAGGTCCATCTGGATAAAAGGTACACTCCCTATTGCTAATCTTTGGGGTAGTTTGGCAAGTCTTACCATCCACTTTTGATCAACCACCCGAGTTTTGGTAATACATACAAGCAATAGTGAAAATTTACAGTGGATGATCTCTTGAACCTGCTTCAAGCCAGGATGTATGCCAAACAACCAAGAACATAGGCATAGGATAATCACAAATCATAAAGTACAAGTACCAACCACACCCTTTTCTTAAAAAGCCAATTAAAAAGTAATGCAGAAGGAGGGAgctttaaacatttttttttttttgaatgaaagagaatttaacttttaaaactaCAAGTCTCCCCTGATATCTTCCCCGCCAGAAATGAAAAAACTCTATGTTTCTACACCCATGTCAAATGATCAGTTTTTGAAAAGCACCAGCACCCCGGATGGAGATATTCAAGTTTATGTCACAAGAACGCCAGAAGATCAATTAAGGCTCGGAGAAACCAAAAATTTGTTATTAATAACACTTTCAACATTCAAACAACAGATTAGCAGCAATTTTGGCTACTACCAAAAGGAATTAAATAGATGGATTTTCATGCCATACTGCCCAGAAAAGATTGATACAAAAAACTCAAAGGATGAAGAGTTTGACAATTATCATACCATGGAGACTGTTTGGGGCCTTGTTGATGGGTAAAGAGTATTCAATCCCATTAAGTGTAAACCTTCCATCTTTGATTCTGTTAGCAACCCGACCCACAATGCAGCCAAAATAGGGGGCAGCACCTTTCTGATTAAGAATTCATTTAACACCATAAAACTATGAGAACAAATCAATGCTTGTCAATCGAGAATGTTAAAACAGTGAAACCAAACAAATGATTTAATGGGGgggacagaaatttcctccaAATTGAGTTGTAAGAAAATTCTTCCAATCCGGTCTTTAAAAGTGTCGTGTTTCCCTTAGCATAAgagaaatacattttttttattaatataattaaaaaaaaaaaaaaaaatgtgtttctcacatgctcaAAGAACACATTACACTTTTAGAGACCGGGTTGGTGGAATTCCTAAAACTCAGTTTCTAGGAAATTTATATCGGTATCACTGTGGCATAACTCACATTTTCATGAATACTATAAcaaattgaaccaaaattaaATGACGTTGCAGAAAAAGTGGATAAAAATCACATTATCATCAAATTAtaagcctttttttttcaaataaatccCTTTCCTTCAAACATCAAATAACCACAACACCATAAAATTAATAGAACTTAAATTACAATCCTTTTCCTTTTCGCTtgcttccaaaaaaataaataaaaaaatccaacccTGCAAAAGTCAATACACCCAGAACCAAATTCATCATCATGAGATCACcatcaagtgactgaaaatcAAATGGGTTTACTGAATTTTACCAGATATGGTTCCACAGAGTCGAATCCAAGAACAACATCAGCCAATTTCCCTTCAAGACCCAGAGAATCAAAACATCAGTAACATTCCCACAAACCCAGGAAAGAAAAATGGTTGGTAATTAAACAGACAGATGCAGGGCATATTTACCATCTTTGCCAGGCACAGACAAGGAAGTGATGGTGCAGCCGAGGTTGGTGATCAGGACACGCATGGTTCCATTGTTGAGTTCGAAGAGCTCTGGCTTCAAGTTCTGATCTGCCATTGGATTCTCTCTCATTGGAGGATTCTGTTCCAGTTTGAGAGAGTTGTATAAAGAGGAATCAGATACTGTATAAAACGTCACACGTACAGGTGGCACAAATGACGTCATCTTTCTCCGACTAAAGTTACGGTCAGTTACGTTTCTAATTCTTAATAAGGTTTAGTTTATCCACTGTGCTACTTTTATCCTCTCCATCGTATCTATATTTTGCCACGTCAGTTTTGTTGACCGAGAAAAATGGATTTAGATTGCTTAATTGATAATTATAATGAACGGAGATAAAGAAATAGGCAtccataattatttgtttaaatttaaaagaattcggataggtgattgtgagagatcacttatgagattcatctgaccaaataaaaattgaactgcCCAACCACTTATTCGGTCTGATGGATCTCATAAGTAGTCTCTTATAAACACCTGCCCGAATTTGAGAtccaaatttgaaagaattcagataggtgattgtgagaaacCACTTATGAGATCcacctaaccaaataaaaattagactgtccaaccacttatccaGCCAGGTGGATAGTCTCTTACAAACACCTGTAAAAGATTCTTATCCAAAGAAATGATACGTTAcaacttcaatatttttattttatttttttcaaattaatcattggatctgttttcctacatgtgggttCTACATATCAAATTGTTGATTTTaagaaaaagttgttagagttgtacaagagttatacaaaaattgtaaatatatcatatgattcatatctctatgatacgtttacaaatcctgtacaactccaacaattctttttttcttttttttctttctttttttttttttataaaagaaaaaaatcaaccGTTGGATATGTTACATATAGGACTCatatgtagaaaaacaaatccaatgtttattttggaaaaaaattgttgaagttGTATAGAAATTATAAACGTATCGTTTCTCTTACAACCTTTGTACAATTCTTGTACAACcccaactatttttttttttttttaaaaaaaagaataaaaaaaaaaaaaaatcaaccattggatatatAGGACGCACATGTATGAAAACAGATCTAATATGattataaaaagaagagaactatGTCAGACACAAACGATACACAAATAAGTCTTACGGTATTCAAGATCTTATAAAAAGTAGCAGAGTTAACGGGGTGCAAGATTGGCAAAgggagaggtggagagaggctGGAGGTAAGAGCTGGTTGGTAGGTCTACGCCTCCTACTTTTTAGTAGCTGGTAATTTATTGGAGAGGTTGTTCAAAGAGaaaaatttgtgtttgttttttttttttttttttgaaaaatgatttgtgttttgattttttgacgGTTGGTTTTTGTATTTGATGAGAGAtaaatcacttttcttttattttttttaaaaaaccaaaaaatcatTGTTTTCCTGGGACTTGGGTTGATTTTCTCATGGGATTTTCAAAGGATAGAGAtgcacatttatttatttttgcataaTCGTAGTGTAATTGGGccttatcctttttctttttaatctacTATTACTAATATTTTTCTTAGGGGCCGATTCTTCCACCGGGGGCTTAGGTGATCGCCTAAGTCGCCCAGTAGAAGAGTCGGCCCTGTTGAAAACAGAGCATATCTAAAATGTAATTTGATAAAAGGTTAAACCGTAAAAACCTTTCCAGTATTTTTGCCATATCAAATTGTTAAAAATCTCGATTCGGAACTTAGAACTAGTGCTAGAATCTTAACAGATTCTCGAAAACCATTGAGAATCCTACAAAGACTAACGTTTCTTTTTCAAGGGATCTTACATTCAAATGTATAAACAAAACAATGATGTTTCCATAATcttatgaaaagaaaagaaaattacgaCACATGTTGGAACCTCAATCCCACATAGCTGAGGGTTCTGTTCTTATTTTTCATCACATACTTGCTAGATTTCAttgggaagaaaaaataaatacaagaaagaaagatgacAACAAATGAACACATCATAACACcaactcattatatatatatatatatatatatataaatcatcaTGCTTTTCCTGCTGAACCAAATAGATGCATCTTCTCTGCAACCACAACTTTCATGGCTTCCTTGGCAGATCCCATAACATGGACAAGATCTTTACTACTAGGGCTGTTCAATGAGTCCATGTAAGCCTTCCTCACTTCAGTGTTTACATTGAACTTTCTGACGCCCCGGTCGATACACGCCTGTTCAAGGAAGTTAAACAGTTCATAAAACGTTAATCAAACTCAAAGCCATTCACTGGCGTTAGTTGcatattaaaatatgaaagtCAGAACTCTGTCTTTGAAAtgtgaaaagagaaagaaaagaaaagatcttTAAATTCTGGAAATTAGTATTATATAAGTGTACCTTGATAAGTTCCTTGGGCAACCCAGAAGCTCCATGAAGTACAAGAAAAACTCCTTTCTTCAAACTCAAAGCATGCAAATCCTTAATGTAGATGGAAGTTAATAGTCAGTAAAGTAGCTAATTTCAATGAGGATTGAGTCAAAAGACTACTCTGCAAACGACAACCTTTTCaatatgcatatgtatatgaCATTTCCATTCTGAGAGGGAAAATGCCATCTGTTTCTCTATAGATTAAGCATCATTGAGTTATAGAGAGatgctccccccccccccccccccccccccaaaaaaaaaaaaagcaaaaaaaaaaaaattgctcttaaagaaaaagaaaaagaaaaatctgctTAGAACAAGAGAAGCCTGATATGATACCgaaaaaatatttgaatgaaATTAATAGCCTGAAAATTTCACATAGACGTGCATGTCAGAAAGTATGCAATTTATAGGCAATGTGGTTGAGACACAAGTTTAGTAACTTTAAGTTGATGTCAAAATAATAAGCAGGTGGACTGGACTAAAATatgttcaatatatatatatatactttaccTTAAGCAAATCAAGTCTGAgatttgggccacttgcagggTATTTTCCATGGACATTTCCAATACACACTGCCAAAGCATCTATGCCAGTCTCAACAATGAATTCTTGAGCCTGAAATTCAAGAGACCGATTGTAATTAGTTTGGAAcattaagtgaaaaaaaaaaggaaatctgGTTTTATTCAACTCGAAAGACAAGTCACCTGATTAATATCAGTCAGTCTTGCTTCATAATCTTCAACAGTCAGGTCATCCTCTGTTCCTGACAATCTCCCTAGTTCAGCTTCCACCAGCATACCTTTTGAGCGAGCCAAGAATGAAATGAACTTTGTGTATAATACATTGTCCTTGAATGAAAGATGTGAACCATCTACCATAACTGAATCAAATCCCTGGTATTGTCGGATTCAAAAATTCCAATGTGACTATTAGTTATTACTgtattgaaaaacaaataaaatttgcaaTCTTACTACAAACTATGTTCAAGCAGGGTGACAGAAAAATTTATGACTTTGATattaaacaaaaaggaaaattaccAACTCAAGAGCTTCCACCAGATCTTGCTTTGAAGTTCCATGATCAAAGTGAACAGTAATGGGAACCTGCCATTCATCCATAAGCATTACAACCTACATCTTGATATAAATGGCAGCACTATCGTTATCACATGACAGGTGGTGGTTTATGTGTGAAGCCCAAATACCTGCATATCTTACCTCAACTATAAAGAGTTCAAAAAAGTTTGGTAACAATAACCCCTCGGAAAAATTGGAATGGGCTCATGGTTTGTTAAGTGATCTGGTATTTGGATTACAAGAGAGAATACTTTTGGTGGAGTGTACTGCATGTATCTTCCTAGTCATGTATGTGTTTATTTCATGGATGGCCTGAGGAGGTAAGCAAAAGGCTAAATCATGTAATTATGTTATTACTATGTGGTTGTTTGGTcctttactttctttcttcttttttttctttttaagttttctttgttcctttcaatttttttttttggtaaaaagaaTCTTATTTATCAAAGAAACATAACATATCCAAGATCTTTCTTGGTAGGAAGAACTTCTTCAGAgaaagaattttgttttttgcatAAGTAGgagtaatatcattaaaaaaaattcttcagaGAAAGAAAATTCCTGGAATTATATCAAGAAATACTACCAAAGATCAAATATTAATGCAAAAAACAGAAGCACTCCAAGTAGAACAAAATAAATTCAGCAGAAAGCTGTTGATATAAATGCTCAAGCTGCATAGCcgatatataaaaaaaaaatatcggtACACAGAGGCCTACACATGTACTCTAAGCCAAACAGATTTTTACCAAACATAACCTAAGTAACCTTCACTTTATGAGTACATAGAGTGATTGATAGACATTCAAGGAAAACCCTGGCCTTCCAGCCTTTCAGTGCTTTTCACCTGGATATACAAATAATGgttctttatttctctttttcaacGTTTTAGTGCTTTTGACCTTTGAccctgtttcttcttcttcttttttctttaattataatttttaatattttttatttatccattctTTTACTTTCCACTTTTGTAAAGTATATGAAATCGCACTTACACTGGCTTGTTCAGCAGCAGAGACACAACAGGCAACCAAAGGAATTCCTCCTTGCTTAAAGGCACCAGGATGGATCTGGAAAAGAACAAAGATAAGCAGAAAATTTCCTGAAACCATGattcttcaaaagaaaatatgttATATGTGAATCATGTTACTGATACAGAATGCATAACAGAAAATAAACTAATTTGCTTCTGATTCATCCTCCCTAGCACAAACTTTGAGGAACAAGTATGAATTTGTTAGAATAACTTACAATCTTGAAATTTATTTGGAAGTATCTTATCTCgaaataattttagaaaattcatCCAGTAGATGCAGAACTTATATTAATTTGGTATATTTAGTTcttcaatttgtaatttataatGTGAGACTGATTAAggtagtaaaataaggttttctAACATTTATAAATCCGTTCGAAATAagtgaagaaatattttataaattagaaATCATGGATGAATTTTTAGACCTTTCTCTGGAGTAACTTCTTTCTGTATATGCTAGACTTTGGGGCagatgcaaaaaaataaaaaaaaaaataaaaaaatactcaccAGCCTCTCtacaaaaatccaaaacagaCAACTTAACTGTTGATTTGGATGGAGGGGCAAatcgaaaaagaaaattttaagttGCAGCGATTTAAAATTTGGTGGCATATTTAAGAATGTGGTGATAATTTGGGGTCTAAATTGtaatttctccaaaaaaatataaaaagatcacagagaaaaatgagagagagagagagagagagagagagagagagagagagagagagagagagagagagagagagagagagagagatttaataAAGAACCAAGAGATTGAGCTAGtcataaaagagaaataaatgtATTAAATAAGTGTAGAGTGAGAAATTTAAAGTAGAGCAAAACTAGCTCCATCCACCCTCTTCTATTCAATTTGTGAACGTTACCATTTAGTCCTTTACCTACTATATATAGTTGACATTTGTTGGAGACCATGAGTAGGAAaagtaaggtcatattatgaagcacttagtaggaaagaaggtccatctttcccgtggaagaatatatggtgtgctaaggctccgacaagggtggcgttctttgtatggtctgcagctttaggtaaaattttaactcatgaaaatctgcgaaagaggaatattgtggttattgagtggtgttgtatgtgtaaaaagaaaggggagtctattgatcatctgttacttcattgcgacaccgcccgtgagctttggagttttatgttttctttatttggaattgaatgggtcatgccacaatcggtgctGGGTTTGTTGACTACGTGGGGTGCTTCTCGAGGGCATGGtctagcaaaaaatgtttggcgtttagttcctcactgtgtgttgtggagcatttggagggagcggaatgcgaggctttttgaagatgtcgagactgtaatggtagtattaaggaagcgtcttcttaacacgctatatctatggatagcaccccatctttgccacctaggtgtttctacttttgtagactttcttaatttattagttgttcctcctgtttaggggctctcttgtatacttcccgtgtattagggttgcgcccctctgcgctttttattgaattttaaattacttatcaaaaaacatttGTTGGAGACCTTTTGTCAACTCATTACATACAACAAATTGACAGCCAGCCTTAAACTTTTGATACATCCTCTGTTCTTATTAACTTTGTACCCTaaaaatttgactattatcagCTTGTGTAGCTGAACCTATATGTTTGAGACAACTCTTAAACTAAGTTAGCTTTTGTGTGTTGGGGAAGAGATCTGGGCTGTTGGTCAGAGCCCGTCACAGGAACTCTAAGacttaactatttatttttcagtcccccaccaaaaacaaaaagaaaaagttgaacCACATATGTCTTGCGTGGTGCCTCTTGTATACTAATTTTGGAAAGAAGCAACCAGGAAACAGGCATAGAAGGTGTTGCACCCACTTCTAGATCTTGGGAAATTGTTTCGTCTGACGAATTCATGCTCAAACTTTAGGAACTTGTAGTCATAATCACAAATCATGGATACAATCACGAAAGATGTTGTTAATGAGTATCCATGGCTACAATATCCATCTTTTAAATTGACTGCTTCTAACCTGTAATATGGCAGGACTTTGTTCTTCCTCAGCAGCAGCAACAACTGCCTCAACTCCTTCCAAATTATAAACATTGAAAGCTCCAACAGCATATCCACCCTTTTCTGCATTCTGGATATAGAACAAATTATTCAGTATCAGAGGATAAAGTAGTCATGAAatctttaataattatattaatggcCCTTACGAAAAGAAGCTCTTTTGTTGATGAATGTCTCAATGGACGAGCCCAGGATTTCACGAGTTCTGCCAGCGCATTACTGTCACCAACATTACCTATGTAAAGAAGATTTCCAAGGTGTCAGACACAACTAAACTTTCAAGAAAAGATTATAATACTGAAATGAAATAAGAACTCATATTCACCAGGGAAAACAATGTACGGAACTCCTGGATGTCTACTTTCAGGACCCAGCATCCACAACGGAACACCAGCCAATGCTTGTCCAACTATCTTAGCACATTTTGCTTCAAGGGCTTTTGTAGCAAGATCTGATGAGGTGATTCCACCCTAAAACAGAGTACTGTATTTAGTATGTGGCATTTGAATTTAAGGATTAGGAAATCAGCCCACAAGCTCAAATtgattaaacaaaaattgaacAGCACATAAAGAACAACACAAGTTATCACTATTTGCCATATCAATAGAGTGAAAAAGTGAAGAGTATTTGGtcatttaaacttaaaaaagcaCCTTTGCAAGAATATAACGAGGTTTTGTAGTGATCCGGCTAACAATTTCCACCAGTGCAGAGCTCACTTTGAAGTTGATATCCAAACTCTCGGAAGGAGCTGTCCAATGAAAAATGAATTGACACTTGAATAAATGGGAGGCAGGAAAAACAAGTTATTCCCTTGTTTAATTCACAATGTACTTATAATGATAtgacctttttaattttttgttaattaagacTTTTAGCAACTGCTCTAATATATGTTATCCTAtccatagaaaatatatattttacgtCATTCAAAGAATTCAATATACATAATATCTGATCAAGGAATTGAGGGACTTAGACATGTCAGACAGAAAAGAAAGGAACATGACACGAACTTTTTCCAGTGATGAGCTCCCGACTGGTCAGTATGAGAGTGTCCTTCCGAGCCCTGAGAAAACAATCTGCCATCTCAGCTGCTCTACTGATTTCCTCTTTCCTCTCTTCTAAAGAGCTCATTGCAAGCTTATTAACAGAAACCTATTCATTGGCAAAGATTGGCAAAGAAGGCTATTCAGATCTCTTACGGGTGACAAGTAGAATTTACGACAGTAAAATATTGGGTATGAAACTTAGTGCAGGGTCACCTCGATGCTTCTTAAGCTCTGGCCACAT is a window of Alnus glutinosa chromosome 4, dhAlnGlut1.1, whole genome shotgun sequence DNA encoding:
- the LOC133866986 gene encoding uncharacterized protein LOC133866986, giving the protein MRENPMADQNLKPELFELNNGTMRVLITNLGCTITSLSVPGKDGKLADVVLGFDSVEPYLKGAAPYFGCIVGRVANRIKDGRFTLNGIEYSLPINKAPNSLHGGHNGFDKKLWEVAEYKKGENPSITFKYHSCDGEEGYPGDVSVTATYTLSSSTTMRLDMEAVPENKATPISLAQHTYWNLAGHNSGNILDHSIQIWANHITPVDENTIPTGEIMPVKDTPFDFTDEKRVGESIHEVGLGYDHNFVLDCGEEKSAGLKHAAKVKDPSSSRVLNLWSNAAGMQFYTGNYVKGVVGKGGAVYEKHGGLCLETQGFPNAINQPNFPSVVVQPGEKYKHTMLYEFSVE